ATGAAACAttgggtgtttgtttgtcttgtacaTTTAACCTTTGGCATCaaatttctcacacacacaccccaaaaaacacatGGACGCTTCAAAAAGTATCTTTCAGGAAGTTTTTATCACAACACAACCCTAGTGctatgtatgcatttattttttacatataatATCAGAAGAATCAGAGATACTCTGTCAAATGGACCAATGTGAGGCAACAGGTAGAGATTATGGGGGGAAGTTTCCTTGTTCGAGTTTGAGTTACCAGTAAAGGGCAATAACGAAGTGATAAAAATATATCAACATTTTTGGTATAAAGAATATTGAGTTCTCAATAATTTGGATCTCACAATAAATTTCTGCAAGCTATACAAACCAagccaaacaaaacaaatgttaaaGCTACTTACCTTTACCAACATTTGccgccaccacacacacacacacacttagcagAGGGATTTAAAGATCAGAGGGAACTTAGTCAATTAAAAATTACAGTTAATCACAGAGAGAACTCAAAAcgctgcttttgcttttttaaaacctccagtttttgccacctcttctttCCCTAGTCATGGCAGGGCACGGAAATCGTGACGTGTGGATCAGAGGTAGCTGGGACGTGTAccctatttcaaaaagtgggCTAAGTTTGCAAGTTAGGCTTCCGTTTACCCATAGCATTTATTAAGTTGCTTTCTCTCAACGTTTCTCATTTAGTGCCTCACTCTTTTTGAAAAAGCAGAcggttctgtctgtctgtctctctcacacacacatacaccggACGAGCTCGCTACTGCGCTTTTCCCTTGCAGTTACGCGGGAGCCTCCTCCTTACCTCGGAAAAGTTCACCGCTAAAGGGATTATCCCGGCCACGTAGCAGCCAACCAGCATAGCCAGAGAGAGCAAACTGATCGACAAGAAGTCATCCATGGCCGGCTTCTGCTCCTCGGCCGAGCTGTTCGCAGGGGCTCCGACTCACGAGAGGATTCGCCTTCCCGGCTGCGGAAGGGGAGCCAGCCTCAGGGGCCGCATTAAGCAGCGAGCGGGACAGCGGCGCCTCCTCCCGCGCCCGGAACAGGCCGAGACCCCGCGAGACACCTGCGCGCCTGGGACTTCGGAAATTCCCCCAAAGGCCCCGTCCGCCCCAAGCGCCCGCTGCCTCCGCGGAGAGGCTCGGAGGCCCTGAACCAGCCCCCGGAGAGAGGCTGCCTCCCGTCCCTCGGACCCGCAGCTCGAAGGACAGGCGCCTTTGCGGTGCaagcgggcaggcaggcaggccggcTCCCGTCACGCAGCTCTCAACGCAGAGCGAGAAAGCTACGAGGGAGCCCGGGAAACGGCCTGTGCCTCAGCCTCCCGCCACCATCCCTGCCGCCAGCATATGCCCGGCTCCCTCAGCTGTTGCCATGAAGGCCAAGTGGCACCTCCTCACTAGACTTCCTCTTCCCTCACTCGACTTCCGGGACACTTGGCAGTTGAAAGGAGGCCCGTTGACCAAGCAGCGCTGTATTTGACTCCCTTGTCTCCCCTGCCCAATTTTAAGATGGCGGAGAAAGCGTGGAGATCTGGCCACTGTAACGGGCGGCcatgcgttgttgttgttttttgccaggAATGAGACGGCCGAGGTTTTTGCTTATTACGGAACGAGCGAGCCCTCACTAAAGATGGCCGCTTTCTGAGTTCTTGCAAAACTTCCGTCTCCCTCGCGGAGAGGACGGACGGGGAGCCACAGTCTCGCGAGACTTTCGTTATGTACCCGAACGAGAGGCGAGATCTTGTCTATGGCACTATGAAGGTGCTGGTGGGTGTGAGGGTGTAGTAGTGCTTCCGGTGGTCGCGGTGCATTGTGGTCGAGAAGACGTTGAGAGTTTTGTGCTTCGCGCCTGAGCCGAACGGAACGAGTCGCCATGGTGAGTTAAGGCAGAGAAGCTGCCGTCTCGTCTCCATCAGGCGGGAGCGCGAAAGGGTTTGCTTGGAGAGCGTGGAGGAGAGGGAGGCGTTCCGCATGGCGTCCCCCGGCGCGCTCATCCCATGCTTTGGGCCTAAAATGGCCTTCGCCCCGCAGTAAGGTCCGTTAGCCGGCTGCTGGGCTGCCGCCATATGAAGTGACTGCTTTCTCTTGAAGGCTCCCGTAGCATCTCAGGAAGAACAGGAACAGCCACAGttgacccccacccacccacccccaaaagttGCTCAAACAAATTCGAGCTAATAATGCATAAAGGCGTCCTTTGCTTTCCATTATGCGCTTGGGATGAGCCTCGAGTTGGTGCGTGGAGATAGTAGTGCATGATATGGagttctcaatttttttttttactttggcgTGCTTTCTATGATAAAAAGCAAACTCAAAAAAGCGGGAAAATAAGGCTATGAATCACAACAAACAACCCTAACAGCAATCCTAACAACAAAGTAAAAAGAAGCAGCggtgttaaaaaaaatagctctaTAAAAACCATATCAATGTCAGCAGAGTTCTAAAAGTATATTTTGAGTGAGTTTTAGCTGATGACAAAGGTCACTTTGTGCTCACATAAATTTCAAACACCAGCTTCAAGCTTGTCTCACCCGTATTTCTTTTTATGAGAGGGTGTCTTTCTCCCACCTAACCCTTCTCCCCAAGATCACACAGATGTCACTGCTGTGGTGGATGAGAATGGAAGCTCACACTGAGATAAGTCTCTCTTTAAGTTGTATCATTTGAGGGTACAACTTTTTACTGTTTACTGATAAACTCCTTGAACAACTGAGAAAAAACAAGCATGCTAGGGAGAATGCAAAGCCAGAACACTAATCCCTGTATGGGGGGGCTTGTTTCCCCCTTTGTTGTGTGAAGGAGCATTTGATCACATGAGCAGAGTCCCTACTTACAGTCTCAAGTGCCTGGGTGTGATGATAGAAGGTTCTGTTCCATTGCTGATCTTCAGGCAGAAACACCCCACCCACACGCAGCAGTAGCCGCAACAGAGCCTTTCAGGGGCATATAAGAGACATGAACTTTCAGGTTCCTATTTTCTCCAAATGTGCCCACAAACTAACTGCAAAACTGCACCAGTCCTGGAGCTGGTGTAATGTATTCTCTCTTTCCCCGCCCCCATTGTTGTAAAGGAGAGAAACCTGCAGGAAGAAAAATAGCCCTCCTCTCCAGCTTCCATACAAAAAAGTTCTTTGCACATAAACAGATCATCTCTTTTTTTTCCCCGTCCCCCTTTTTAAAGATAATTCAATTCTATGtaaatgtttgctttctttttataGTCTCACACAATTTTGCTTGTTCAACCTACCAAACGACCAGAAGGCAGGACTTATGCTGATTATGAATCTGTGAATGAATGCATGGAAGGTAAGTACCACTGCTCTAGGTGGAAAGCCAAACAAGTACCTGCTTAGATCCTTAGGTTGGGCCAGTTCAATCATTTACTGTGTGGGGCAGAAGGAATCCCAACCCAGTAAAAGCCTTGGGCTCTTGCATTATCATGGGGATACAGTAATTACTTGCCTAAGTTGTATTTGAAGAATTTTACCGAATTATGAAgacattttaatgcattattGGTAGGCTTATCCACATAAACCAAAGTCTACCTTTTTTCAAGCTGTTGTGATAGCCTATTTCCACACTGATCCCCTTTTCCCTATGTTTCTTGACATCTAAGAACTTTAGCAAGCTGGAACCTTAAATGTTTCTAATATAAGTCCTGAATATTGTCTTAGGAGTCTGTAAAATGTATGAAGAGCATCTGAAGAGAATGAATCCTAACAGCCCTTCAATTACATATGATATTAGCCAGTTATTTGATTTCATTGATGACTTGGCGGACCTCAGCTGCCTTGTGTAAGTATTTTATAGCTTATTATTTGTAAAGATACACATGTATTCTGAAGTATGCATATTTACAGTGGGATTTTATGTTCCTCAACAGCTCTGCAAGCTGTTAGCTATGGCAACATGGTTCTATGGTAGCAGCTCAAATCCTGTCTGATTTATTGAATGAAGGCAACATATTTTTCAAAACCATACAGAGGGCTTGCatcatatacaatggtacctctggttacgaacttaattcgttctgaattaacctgaaactgttcttaacctgaggtaccactttggctaatggggcctcccgctgctgctgcagcatgatttctgttctcatcctgaagcaaagttcttaacccgaggtactatttctgggttagcggagtctgtaacctgaagcgtctctaacctgaagtgtctgtaacccgaggcaccactgtatggggcaaatttaaaaaccattttcagTTGCAGTCCCAATGAAATCGGTTGGAATGCAGCAGTACAAATGGTCTATGGTAGGGAAGGGGAACTTTTGGCCTGAgaggccattttccccaaacaaCATCTGCCCACCCATTTGCTGACATAACGTGATGTCAGCTGATTGGCAGGAGAACAAGGTTTAATCTTGCATCAGTGGCGCACCGTGTTCTTAGCAGAGGACAGGATTGTGTAGCCAAGGCAGCAGAATTTAATCACTGCTCATCACCTGTTTGGGGGATGGGGGCTAAAGCCCTTTGCAAAAGTGCTCTTTGAAGCAAGCTGCCAGGCAAGCATGGAACCCGATCATTGCTAAGTCCAAGTTGGTGCAGCAATTTACTTCCCCCTGCCTTCTCACCAGTCAACACAAGCAGAGCTATGGGTGTAGTGGTGGCTACATTAAGCAACCCTGCTCCTTAGCTggggtttggattgcagccttagtttgaTTTCATTCTTATTTCAGCATAACTCGGaaaaaaatatagataaaatattaagagaaataataataaacactgtAATGATGGAATCTGTGACTCTTCTGTAGAATTCGAGATTATACTAATACATCGGTAGTGTATTGCATTGTGTGAAAGTAGCATTTCTTAGCctgatttcttttatttctagCTGATGCTCCATCTAGAGGATTCGagaagtgtttctcaaacttgggtctgcagctgttcttggactacaactctcatcgtccctgaccactggtcctgctaactagggatgatgggcattgtagtccaatgacagttgcagacccaagtttgagaaatacagtggtacatcgcaagactaatgcctcgcacaacggaaaactcgcaagacgaaagcgttttgcgatgttttaggtgactcgcaagatgaagttttctatggccgtgcttcgcaagacgatttttttttgcGGTTTTGGGATTTTTCCCCCACAGCAAaccacacttcgcaagacgaaattatcgcaagatgaagcgactcgcggaacgaattactttcgtcttgcaaggcaccactgtactgctagtTCAAAGCTATATAATACTTTAAAAGAGGAATCAGTGTATAAACATTCTTGCTGCTATATTCTGAATGAATTGAAGTTCCCAAACAGTCTTCAAGGGTCACCCTATGTATAACAAGCCTTGATAACATGAGAGTCTGGATAACTTTTTCAAGGCTATTGCTGTCCAGGAGGTGCCATACACAAGCCCGGGCTAGTGAAAAGATCCTGTGGAATCCAACCACACAAATGCCATGGAACTAAATTAGGAGCTGTGTGCCCTATTTCTGAAAGATAATTCCAAAGGTGGTGTGACTGATATCAaaggttttcaaccagtgtgtcatggcaccctggggtgccttgaatgatggccagaGGTGCTGCAGACAAcattggcctctgtccctctttcttttcctccctcctctgatgccctctcgctttgctgcctcccaaagacttgcacagctgttattgcagcagccctggctacaagcttcaCTCTGGGAGGTATCACTCTTTgggttggcagggggtggggaggcagctcAAAGACCAGGGATGGCAGCAACAACTGCTTGGgggactcaaggagaggggagaggagctgaggctaagggaacactccacaagggaaggtgtttGAAAAAGCGTGAGAGGCTGCCAACTCTGCAAAcaaggggtgacctaactggactcctgagctccacaggggtgccgcagaaagaaggtCAAGGGAACCGTGaattcaaaaaggttgaaaacctcttgTTTGATCAACTGGTGTCTGGAGTTGCATGGCTACTGCTTGTTAAAGCTCATTGCCTGAAAATGGGAGTTGTGCCACTAACTGCTATTTATTGTAATCCTCTGGGTTTAGGACAGGTATTTTACAGTGTAGTGTTGCAACTTCCTTCTTTGTGGCCAGGGTATCTCCTTTTTGAACCCAACCAGATGTACAGTCTTATGTTCAGGCTGAGGCTGAGGTGGTGAAACATGAAGGGTATGGGTATAGGAAAAAAATGTTAGGCCGCATCCCTGCTTGCCTGTATGAGCGTATTAGATCAGAAGTATTAATCAGTTAACATAGTTGTtcatatttatttagattttataAAGCCACCAGAGGGCATACTTTGAGCATAAAATATATTGGGGGTTTTTAGCTGTAGAAAATATATTGGGGTTTTTTAGCTGTAGAGGTCTAGATGGTGGTTCTGCTACCGCCCCTTCCATGGCATACTATCAATGACAAAACCATACAGACATGCTGATGGCACACAACTGAGTTCAGCACAGCCGGACATTTATAGACCTGCTTATTAGCTTGCAGTTATTATACCTTTCATTAAGTTGAGATGCAGAGTTGGTACAGGCTTGAGATTAATATTTGGCTGAAACTTCGTTACTAGTGCTGTGTTAATGGTAACCACTGAAGGCATTGTTCCAGCATCACAAGATAAATTGCATTTGGAAGCAAGTGGAGACGATTTTGGGCCGGGCTTATGGAAGCAAGCTCTTACAAATATATAAATGCCTCCAAGACACACATCAGACTTTCTCTGTGACCCTAGACATTATCACCCTTCATTTTTAGAATTGCAGGGGTCTTTATATTCTGCTTGGAAAATGGTATCCTGATAATAGGTATCTCTTCCACTTAGAAATCTCTGGTTCATTCTAGAAGAGAGACCATGGCTTCGCTCTCATTTTTTACCTGCTAACTTTGGCTTAGCCTCACATACTGTATTCTTTATTCACAAATACTCTGGTTCAGCAAATGGGACATGGCTGAGGTACCCTTACCATCTGTATAGGGCAAATGTGAGCTCTGTAGCAGCGGGCATTGATGGGCAACGGGTGTGTGTGGAGACCCCTGCTGGGTTGAAACTATTGAATTTTGATTCCTGGCAGATACTGTTCTAGCATCCTTCTGTTGTATAAGCTGCTGTTTGAAAACTTGTGAGGTTGAGGCTGATTGCTTTTGTGACATTTAAGAAATGCATGATGAACGATATTAACTGACCTGTTCTTTTTCCCTTCCCAGTTATCGTGCTGATACTCAGACATACCAGCCATACAATAAAGACTGGATAAAGGAGAAGATCTATGTCCTTCTCCGCAGACAAGCTCAACAAGCAAGCAAATAGACACCATGGTTAAGGGGTTTTGAGGGAAGGGTTTTGACAACAGGTGTGTACAGCGTTCTGTAGTGAAAGTTTTGTATTGTAGTCCTCCTGTTCATTCTTGTTAGCCTGTATCTGAGACAAAATCTGTTAGAATTCCAAGGGACTTTCTcagtttaaaagaagaagaaaggatatGCCTTCCGCAAGTCTTTTAGTTTAATTGTCTTTGCTTAAACAGTTCTACTTTTGTTCCTCACTCCCAGGATTGTTCAATTCTGCTTTACCACAGTCGCTGTATGTACTCCCCTTTGGGGGTTTTTTCCATTGTTATTTCTTGGAGGCAGTCACggtgaagaataaaataaatactctTTAGATAAATGTGTTGAGTGGTGGCTTCATAAGCCATGTAAGTTAAATATAGCCATCTTATGGAACTAACAACTTGAAGCTCGAATACTGATTGGCACATGAAAGATTTTGAGCTGCTGCAATCATGATATGACAACATGCAAATATAAGTCTTGGACCCTTGGTTTGGTGCTTTGACCAGGCCTTGGTTTCCTGCCAGTTATTGTTTCAACATTTACATGGTTTGGGGGTAGAGCTTTATCAATTGCTGAAATTGAATATTGTGAACTTCCTATAAGCATCAGTTTGGCCACAAAGTAAAACAAGTTGCTAGACTTGACAATTCTATTCTCACACTGGTGGTGAGATCCGAGGCCTATCTGCTCTGAGGCATTCTTTGTTGGGTTCAGGGCAGCCATTCCCAATTCAAAGATataaagcaacttttaaaataaaccatTCCTTGATACTCTGTCTCTAAGTACTGTACTTGTCCGTGTATAAGActggttatttttatttaaaaatcatgctagatgggtggtgttgattggcttaacaactctgggcagtcctccgcaaaaaagctcaacaactctgtgccatctccacACATAcacccattttcttaaatttgagtccccaaaaataggggttgtcttatcaTGGGGgcacacagaaaagtacagtacttAACTTTTTAGTTGGAATAGAACTTGCACGTGTTTGGTTGGCTTTCAAGATGGCAGTCGGGTAcatctctacttcctgattcccacAGCTATGTATTGCCCTAACAGCACTGGAAATACTAGTACAAATATTTTATCTCCCACCTTTTATTTCTGGATACCAAATGCATCTCTTTTAAGAAACTTTGTTCCAATAGTTTCCAGCCCACACACTGCAACTATCAATTATTTAGAGGCTGGGCTTTCTGTTCCAGCTGAATTTGTGAGATGTTTCAATAAGAACAAATAATTGGTTTCTCTACCAGCTCAACTGTTTTATGGTTCAAAAAGCATCCTTGCAGCCTGGGATACTTTTGTGTTTGTAGCATAAAGTCTGAATTCATTTACGTAAACATTGCTTTGAGCATATCTTTGTGCACTGTGACTCTAGCATGCAACCATTTGGCCACTGCTAACAGGATAAGGGGCTCTTCTGGGCAATTTGAGTGCAAGGCACACATCTAcacctgccttccccaacctgatgccctccaaatgttttgtatATAAGAGCCAAATAGGTTTtgggtttgatgggagttgttcAAAACAActggggcaccaggttgaggaagtctgttctACATAAACTTGACATTTTGTTAGTATTAAATTGGAGAGAGACACTGCGTACAGCTTAGCAATTATGTCATACGCACGAATCTCTTGAGTCATAGATTATTTCCAAGCACAACGAAGCCAAGATTCCTTCTATTCTGGTAAAATAGATTGCCACTTTCATGCTGCTCTTCAAGTGGTCAGGGGTGGGGTGTCATGCTTTTTTAAATGCTCTTCTGAATGAAAAAGCCTGCAATTAAGACACCTAGCACAGGAGATCAAGACGTACACTGAGCAGTTTTTGCAGCATAAGCATTGTGGACTAACCATTTGTAGAGCATCTGTATCCTCAAATCTTTCAGAAGACTTAGCTGGATCTGCCCAGAAAAGCAACCTGTTTTATATTGGGGGTTCTCAGGCTAATATAAGGTAGATATACCTTATCTGTGAGGAATGTAATAGAAAACTATAGTGCTGCATTCGCATAAGCAATGCTGTTCTGTTGCCTTTCGAAAGGCCTTTCCTCAACCTGAGGGTGTGTGTCATCTGTAAATGTTTCTTCCATTTTATGTGCCTTAAACAACACAGGgttacttctccctccctccctggtatTGTTTCTCCCCCTTCATAACCTTTCTTTTATTTGTATAACAGattattctttctctttccccttgtTTGTGATTCATTGAAgaaattacatttaaaaacagatttgttttattttagagcATTAATGTGGCCCCTATTGTAAATATACTAgtcagggcagtatacaaaatacaattatatAAAACGAT
The nucleotide sequence above comes from Zootoca vivipara chromosome 1, rZooViv1.1, whole genome shotgun sequence. Encoded proteins:
- the ERH gene encoding enhancer of rudimentary homolog, producing MSHTILLVQPTKRPEGRTYADYESVNECMEGVCKMYEEHLKRMNPNSPSITYDISQLFDFIDDLADLSCLVYRADTQTYQPYNKDWIKEKIYVLLRRQAQQASK